atgaaaacagagtctattttccaaagcaggctggtgtcagagcaggacagtttgaataagggggagttgtcacagaaaaagtggtggatctcatttgagccacagaaagtcagctgggagaggatgacCAGGCGGTAACTGAAGAGTGTGAAGCCTGTGACCCAAGTAGCAACaaccaggtggatgcagagctgaggcttcatgatggcagcataatgcaaaggctggcagatggcaacatagcggtcaaaggacatgacaacaagtagaacaaactctgtacagcccagggcaaaatagaaataggattgggcaaagcagctgcttagtgagattgttctcctcccagaacccaggatcacaaccaacttgatgcttgtggaggatgtaaaccagatttccaggaaggccagattgccaatgaaaaagtacatgggggtTTGAAGGCGGTGATCTGCATACACGAGGAAAATGATGGTGGCGTTCCCCATCACTGTTGTCAGGTATATGAGCAGAAAGACCAGAGAGAGTACAAGCTGCAGTCTTTGATcgagccctgagaaaccctctAGGATGAACTCAGTAACTGCAGTTCCATTTTCTGGTCCCACGTTGAATTTCGGTTTGTCATGCCGAGacaggaacatggcaaaaaacAAGTGTGATAATTCCACAGTCTGGGTgaaaggctccccaaaactctctgcttctttcctttcttgcagtcttcctaTAGTACACAGATAGAGGACTTCAAGCACTTCTCATACCCTGGTATTTCTGcatcaaatttcattttgtcttctttctacctttttcaaAGACTCATAAAGAATGCTTCCTTCATAACAGAGGATTTTAAAGTCTATTAGCTATTTTATCCCATTCCTGGCAAATTCCAAATTCacacaggtcttttccaaataTCTGTCACACCTATGTGCCTAAGTCATCTCATTTATTGCACAAATGCCAAACTATTacatcaaatcaaatcaaatcaaatggatgctgaaagcttttctttctacttttcagtACTTGCCTTTTTGGACTAGGAATCCCTGAGTATCTActgatttcagaataagcagtatCAAGCATCTCTTTCATAATCCcgtgctttcttccacagctttgtgctctctgtttcttcaggaaaggggaggggagggcagaatagGGACCAAATataactcatcttctttagTTATGGTTCCACCCGGTCTCATCTGACATCCATCTGCACCGAAATGCAGTTACTTCCAAACAGTTGCTCATCGCTATTACTATCAAATATCCTGATCTAAACACAGACCAGGAGAATAGTGACTGGAAGAGatctgtaacttttcttttgtgtgccAGCTATAGGTTGGGAGGACCCAGCCTTGAGAGTTTTCTCCTGTCTCCATTGATTATACAGGGagccttgggaaaacaaattctcaCAGGCACCTGTTGTGAAGCAGGTGAAACTCACTATTCAAGTCTCAAATCTCCGAttcctaaacttattttgttttataaatcaaaCTACACATGTaggagaaagaaggacaaaaaaatcccacatatacAATAAAGACTGGTGTTTATCCCTTCatctttacatttgttttcagacatagaAAGGAGTAGAGCAGACGgctccaaaaccagaataattcaaaatgcaaggggagaagagggagaggaggagatggtgggtttgaggcggtgaaacaaagttgtgtgggtgtgcaagcagagctcttcagtcattagtcacctgggtggtccaaggacTTTCCCATCTCATTGTCCACAGAGACAACAGGAGGAACTGGTCTGAGACAATGGATCAACTTGAAACCAAGTGATTGAGTTCAGTCAACCTCCTTCAATATCAACCAcctccaaaataagcaaaaattagtCACCTTCAAATGAAATGTTGGCCTGACTCGTGTGGGATTTCTCCAGGTGGGATTCCAGACAGTGCTGGAGACGGGcagatcctgctgtgcctgggcctgTTTCCTGTGCATACAGGTAGTTTTTAACATCCTGGGTGAAGAATCTGACTGTTTCAGAGATCCCTGtagcagtttctgctgcaaaactgaataaaattgagTAACAGTAATTACTTAACTTGCTTGCACATGCCAGAGAGGATGTGCAGGACAACAGGCTGGCCAATTATAAGAACTCAGCAGAACTGTTGTACAGGGAGCCTCACTTGATCCAGTTGAAGACACTCTTGCAAAGATCCTTGCAAAGGAGTCTTTTCCAATCTATGGTATTCCATAATTCAATGaatcttttcctcagagagctcttcaaagaataggcaaggaagtaaaagagacagagggaaagaattAGAGATATAAAATGTGCCAATACAAATTGAGAAGATCCTCTGAACAGTGTTTCTCAACTCAAACCATTGGCAGGAgatgtattttgggaaatggctgcataaaaacattcataTAGAGACACAGTGTTTAATTAGCTTGCTGACACTTGCCCATGGTACTGTCAAAACAAACTAACTGACTGATTATGAAGATTTTCacaaaaattagtttaaaaatactagcaaaaccccaaacccaaccccCTTATTCTTAGTCTTATCCTTTTACTCACTTTAACCCCTAACCTGTATCCCTAGCCTTAAAATACCAGCCTTAACCTTAGCCCTCACCACAACCCTAAAAAAACCAATGTACCTCACAAAGCTAGCCCGTACCCTTAACACTAACCACGCACCTAGGCGGATTACCAGAtgcctaaatcctaaccctgaACAGCGAGCTCTAATCCCTAATCCCTAAATTGAACACCTCATCCCCAGAGCTCTCATTGCCATGCTCacccccatcacctccaacccctctccctaccCTACTTCAGCAGTTTGGCCCCTTGGGGCAACCCAGGgttgtggggttgtcctgtgcatggacaggaattggactcgatgatcctgtgggCACCTTCCAATTCTggacattctatgatcctttctctttgatattttctttttcattattttaggtATAATTCTtgttattgcatattttaatttaatttttcttacattttcatctatttttttaaaattccagttATTAAAGTGTTTATATCTCAACGCACAAATTTTGTCGCTTTTACCCTGCCGATCCTCTCCCCTATCCCGCCgtggggagtgagtgagcggctgcgtggggctcatttaccggctggggttcaacacgacggtcctttctccagcccttgttccaccccatgggcgtcaggctcaggtcccacacgatccaacacgtcctcaccaaccaccgctcccctgcccaccctttgatgtcacacacacacagttgccctcagcccatgggccgccctgtgaaacgtccataaatgTCACagctccccgttgagctcatggagtccgtggctttgggctccgtctgttccgtggccactccggacagcacaggtgtctgttccgtggggtcacgggcaccaaacccagctcgggtgggaaccaagagggtcccctcgtgttcagggcccaaagcgccatctgtagcacctgcccgtccttttgagtgcccagagcctccttcttggggcccaaatcctcatgtttagaGTCCCAACGttttttatcacccacggcctctgaccagggcccacagtttcagttttaggtggagctcgttgcctggcaacaaccaaccggaAGTCAGTGGGGAGTCAGTGGagccaggacagccaatggcatttgaggaggtggggcaagtcatgtgattgacatgtaaccagccaatcaggcTTTGAGGCTTGCAGGAAAGGTGGTGAGAGTTGAATAAACcgggcagcgttcaggggcgggccgtgctggctgcaccaatcacagctggtgggagtgcagcacatggatgattgacaaatggcctgacccatcacttggtagggggggaaaCGAGAGATCCCAGCtggccaatcacaggaaacattacctcagggtggggcgggcactgtggggggagtgaaccctaaggcagccaatcagatccaggatcacctcagggggggagactgacagccctcccgcccaatggcggcgcagcccaggctgaggaggcggcggctctgcaggcggccaggctgagctttgccgtggcgcccgtggagctgccccaaggctgagcagcccccggcccagcacttcccttcccttcccttcccttcccctccccccccctcccctcccctcccctctcttcccttccctcccctcccctccctcccctcccttcccttcccttcccttcccttcccttcccttcccttcccttcccttcccttcccttcccttcccttcccttcccttcccttcccttcccttcccttcccttcccttcctttcatcCTTCTctatctgctgcttctttctccacctcGATCCTCTTCCCTGcaccttttatcctctcactctTGTGGAGTATCTTACAGACACTCATCTTGACTTACTGCAACGACCTTGACCCAAATAGAATGACAAACCACAATGGTTTTCTACAAGAAAAGATATTTACGATGTGTCAGCCAAACTGCCGGAGTGTGTGAAAGATCAAGCAGACCGATCACAAGATAACTTTGAGCGCGTGCACAGCTGCCGTAAGCCAATTACAGCAGAAAGTTAAATGCGTGTACAACAGCTACTAACTATAAATGTAGGTGTCTCTTGGTTCACCCGCACTGAGAGTCCGTGCCGTTAATCCCTCACGctgtccctttgtcctgctgtctgtccccatcttttctgtctttattcttccccactgcctgtcccattgcttctggcaatagacccctgtccagctggctctgccttttattttttgtctcttcctctttgctgcttctcagccctcctttcctcttcctccagctcactgtgggttttatccctttgtcagtctctccatccccatcttaccttcgctttatttctcagtccctttgttctgctctctgaccttccttttctccatctgtacatacccctccttgtccctgtctttctctacccaaccttccttcttctcctccccatcccccgttcctctgtcctgttcctcgatcctcttctttcttcctccctgtcttgtcacggctcctcgtccctatttgtcttgatctctccctctctccagccttttccccatgtgtttctttctctctgggctcctctctcttctctcttgtctgatttgtctctttctagtcccctgtccttctccccagcagcttcaactgaatgaccaggtgtcgctgtgctctggtatttgctgagcactgccctggggaagatctgtgtctgtagggctggggatcatttaggagctggtctcctcctgcagacggcagagccgggtgtagttgtggcagaggttgttctcagctgctgctctgtgcagcttggggaaagagccggctgggggccttcttttgaaggaaggtttcttgttctgcactcactgctcctcgggaccctgcacaggagccgtgtcggggtctgcagggactggtgggacctgctgtgattccttgtgaatgtgaactgcaCTTGTCCTGATGTCTTCGGATGAAACCACACTGACCGAACATGGTTTCGTTACCAGCTCCAGTGCCAAACTATGTGCTTAACGCTGAAGAACGAGAGACACTGTGCTATTTTCCAGCTGTCAGTGGCTgtgaatcagctgagaacatcattgccttaggtaacggggcaggtggtctaTGATCAGGggtgtggacttgcatggcgctgcTTTCACTACCATTTTCTAGTcatgccacttcaaagcccttccttctcctgggaattttaagatggcatttttTGTTCTGAGAGACTGGAGTTGAACTTAATGctgagtggctgatataatgggttccataaaataagaacaagaatcttgcttttttgtggtttttttttcctcacaccatctgaaccttagtaagcaagaggaagagtggttgacagtgtctgttttctgagagtaacatgttcctgtacctttccagtctttctatggtgaaggatttctgcccttgcagagaggactgcaaaacccactcctgtcaggttggactttgcctccaaatgtggcgcagcctcttccattgtggcatcacccactgccgttgatgtcacaaagcagcatcagcgctgaggtgggcacagcagggtataaaaccaggggtctccctgcgcctttgtcactctcgatcttgacggaacagagatcgcagagttCTTGGCTCACTCCCGAGCGagcaagatgcttgttacctgcacctcagcaggtaccaagagccAGCCAGAGAAGGTCGAAGGTCTGAAcaggtatgtttgaaaaatcctcctcccctttgcccaggtgtgttttcaacctcatcagctggggtgggtggcaggtggacaggagaggaacatgagggcagcctgagagctcggtctggagctggtggaaggcagcagccgcctttcagtctcttcatgaccacaggggcaaggcccagaaagccttcgatctctgcagaatgagggacaggtctattttggatcgcaTGGATGGAGTCCCAAGCggtggccccgatacagcctgccgtagtaattgtgagagctcagctcagtcctgtattgtgctctgcagggtgggttgtgtccctgagcctgcttggttttcctcccCACTTGGACCAGCAGGACACCAGCGTGTCCTCTGTTGACCGTGGATTTGACGTGTGTTCCTGACACAGGAGGTTTCTTTCGGAAACCTGCTCAGctcctcaccagggctctgccttaggaaaggggAACATGATCCTCTGAAGGGTGCAAGGAGTTCTCTAGGAGAACAAAAGGGGATTGTTCATTCCTGATGAGTGTACGCTGTGAGCCTTTTGAGAGCCTCCTGGAACAGGCAGGAGGAATTTCCCCCTTGCAGAGCGCTGTGTGCTGTGTCTTGGCAGAtcaggctcagggcagcagggccCAGCCAGCAGAGTGCTTCTTTGGTGCTTCCTTGTTTGCCCGTTGCTTGCCAGCACGCACtgacattcagccctccctccctctttccccagtctgcatttctctgcagttatgccaagagaagggccagagataACCCggctgctaaagaaatgctgcgggaggggagacacacacccccgcctggcagctgttgacctgtaggggcacaggctgaaccttctcttgggagggtggagaacaggatcaacACAAGTGTGATCggatggtgggcaggagaaacaggtgtTCGTTGTGTCCCTTCCGTTTCCAAAGaatccctctccagccccacagacatgcAGTGTGGCAAGAGCTCCcgttgcagctcctgctcttagtccggagtcaatcttgagccctttgtccctaacgaaacaatcgctgccatgacaaatcccccactggtgcagctgctgacaaccccagcagtgactcgagctggtgcaggaccaagccaacgcacacgccaggaacgccaggctcaagggctgcagtccctgctgctgctctccagtctgctgctgatctgcacgggaaccgccagcttcaccagccttttcctccttgttgctctgtaGGATGATGAAGGCGCTGAAGGCAACGATGCTggtgctgctttttggtctATTCTgtttcggtgagtctctgcagagctccgacctgaAGACGGTTTCTTTAGGAGGAACTtggggctccatcctgccctgttCCGCTTCCCCCGccgtgaccagaggagctcagctaagagcagaaagtccccgacagagctgtgccagtccctgctccagcgggacgggtgtgggggtgaggaagggctgacttgccttccccaggagggctgagccagttctcttcagccgagggagaggccgtggctgagctctcctgccccagggggatgaaaatcttcgGCAGGACAAgaagcacagtccagggcagggaacgtctATCTCTTGTGGAGCCCATATGCCATGATAGCCGCTGTCAAAGCAACAAGAGGACAGACAACtatggcacttgggagagacacagacaggggagcgggcagcccgaggcataacctagccttagaccaagttctaagctctggtgtgtgtctgacaggtgtttaccgTATGGGACAAGTTGGCACGGAAAGCTTCTGGAGAACTGCAGGAGAGTTAGAAGACCTGAGGAaaaccctgcccctgccagaccagctccatAAGCTCCAGGAACAACTTTATCATCTGCGCTGGAGTGCAAAAGATGTCGCTGAGCGGGGTCTACAGGAAGGTTtgaagcaggcaaagctcccaggctttaccggatgGGTAAGGGCACAaagcagaaggatctactcaggggttttatcctccctccggcacgtatcctactccattccctgtcacagccaacaggctggtgctgctggaacaagtgctgtcatggccacgcttccttttcctgttgctccacacttccttatggggcAGAGCGTGATgggaatgacagctgtctgagtcgtaccttcctctgcatccACATCTTGggtcctcctcaagggaggactggaaagaaagaatggtctcagaggtccagagttaagccagtcctatctcatgcccagaaggcttgtctgtccgtgctgcctggcctggggcctctccacaggaaaagccctttcccacagctccagcattcagagcactggagtgagcagcccccccttcCTGATCCCATcaatcacagcagagcaaacctgggaggcttccgggcaatttgggtgttccttccatctgatatgggccctgtccccattcaccttggctggccttgcaggggagctgcttgcccccttccttttccttccaacagccGCTCTCCTTcgtgttccttcccaggctgttcaggacaTCATCaatcaagccctggagaagctggaggaaatccGGGTCCcaatgcctgattacgccctcaaatcagcaggtgctgtgacattgtacatacaaaccagttttaaagcacttcttgtccagattgacaagatgcgcattggaacgtgcccaggggtaggagagaagggttGAGAAGTCACGGGTCACCTCATGCCCTaaaagtgcccccactgacagcgGCTGTAacgggccagaccccatgggaagcacagaaagcctggctcacgttcttgtctttttccacggccCCATACGACAGTTtgatgactccctgctgtgtgatGCAGAGGGGTTGTGCCAgtgagaaagaggggaacccactgtaggacacGGATGACAACTGAGGAGCTTTTTCCAAGTCAACAGTGTAATATTgctcctgacactgcctgatgattctgctcatgttttaatttccaggggctgccatCATTCTTTCCAGGACTTCTCCAACCCTCCAGACTGCCAAAGCAAAGGTcttcttgtattccctgccggtgatggattacatgaggtcccctgagcttattctggaggtaggagcaccaagaagcagtaaaacaaaggtctgGAGAATGAACCACATATGCTGCTCAGAGGAGCGTGAGCCACGACAActttctccatgtcaatgtagtttcttcttgtcctttcagccagaaaatcatcctggaaactgctggcccttcccaggaagtcagggacacgtcttcatcaagctgtctgtgccagtcattcccagggcagtcaccatggaccatgtctcagggacagcgttccatggagaaagtatctccgCAGcgccaaaggactttgctgtctatgtaagtgatttctctggagagGGCGCAGGGgtttgcacagcatttctaagcagtgggtgaagatgggtcaaagagtccagtggcctgaagcttcctcctggctctcagaagaaacgGGCTCCttggagtcgctcccttcccattgtattcctcttctATTCAATGGTCCACtcaaaaggaagcttctggggcaagatgctactcgaggagccacagggaaaaggagctggcacagtgcatggtcctagaccttcttggcttccaattccagtggcatttgtgatcctcaggtttcctccctctccctgggagcgtctgctccttttctgactggcagcctggactcgttgagtaggcaagtgtggcgtgctgcccacctgcagcttctcgtcttGTCCTCATTGTCCTTGGACTACATAGTTGAAGTAACCCCGTACTTCACcaactgaagttcagtctcCCCATAGTGAtaccagacgctcttgttttctccacccctgtctttctctagggcttcaaggaagaacacgaggagcagggaacgttcctgggacagttcaccttcctggcaccgctgaatcccagtcagaccttccagctgaaggtatggggacaaagacggggagaactgtaggagaggaggagaaatgcggctggatggggagaggcttccctgccaaagggctacaggcagccctgtccttgagcatGCCCCACAAtgccctttcttctgctttaaataCGTTGAGTGCcactcttctctttcattttgggtttaaacttcagtgcttagaagcgccacagttgaagctggaatcagcttgactgtctaGACCCCAAGCACACATGAGcggccacatcccgtaggatgcatgactgctggtctgccagttaaagaccaggaatactgggcttcctgaggattctgttggtgctggcagtgagtagtgacagggaggccattctgtttccctggctttctagagaaggcaaCGAGACATTTttctgacaccaccactgggtcttctgactgtggaagcctgtgtcCCAAAGGAGGCGAGAtctttccagtgtatttgctgaggcatctgctTCTTCCTTCACTGTTTTTATGGCCCAATGACGTAGAGCAAGATAAGAATGTCTCGACCACGACAGGTCAAAATCCCTCgcggggcagcaggaaggaagctgttgaacgaggccgtcgctgcggcacttctgtcagtggtcacgtgccagagaggaaaaggcgactcatttcttcttgtcatttcagaacgagctccctggggtcgtgaattacatcaggctgcaagtgctgagcaactggggccacccggaccacacctgcctgtatcggttcagggtgcacggtgatccgctCAAAGATGAGGGAGAGGTTCCAGTTTcatctgtcaataaattccattaatgttcaccaagtcgagttccagtctgctttgcctgtgatgctgactggtcctccctgagctagcTTGggctccccgtccttctctcgaaccaccagcttatgggagacttgaggagtacacagcaagattgtccttatgaagagaaacaggaagaatCAGTCACAAacctgcagaaagcctgacagccaCATACTTGCTGCCTACaaaggaacatcagcaaggccctgcctgtataccaaagattaaattactGGACAGTTTTTCTGGGcagaagcaactaaggatcgactgaatggaaccatctgttttCACTAGAGAGAGATGCCacttcagcttccatctttcagtctgttgccgatgagaaaatgtgtttttttgtaagaaggaaacccTTAATTGGAAAGTCatttcatgcctcatttgcctccctgGGCACATAATCTAGTGAGTAGCCCAGGAACccttacagagtgattagcaaagcaatcccaggacacttaagagatcccataactgcaggagtctgtctttccttttcaccgggagttccccaagccccaaggcaggagcaggcagggcagtcctgCACTCGggtcacaccagggaggagagagcaggagcagcgcttggcacccagggctgggaaccgcagtttgtgctctgagctggggcgTAGtgcatgtgcaagcccagcactgatccagacaccaaactgagggtgtcagttcatccccggtgccacacacactgcacactgcagcagaagaaatggaagaagataCCAAGATACGGGCAGGGAGATGAGGacaaagggaaggaagaagaaaaaaaaaaaaaaaaaaagaagaaaaagaaaaaagtagtaatggtttgtggctgagaagaaaaaatttaacaaaatacaCCAGGACTGGGACAGAGTGacagagaaagagcagaggaacagggagaaggacaacactgaaggaataaaacaCCGGTGATGGGCAGCAGGACggagagatggagaaaggaaaaattgacctagagagagaggaaagaagggacagccagctggacagggaaatatagtgagaaaaaaatcacagaatgtcctcagttggaatGGACCCagaaggatcattgagtccaagtcctgtccctgcacaggacaaccccacagttcacaccatgtgtctgaggacgtcgtccagtctcttcttgaacactgtcaggttgggccgtgacacctccctggggaggttgttccagtgctccagcaccatctgggtgaagaactttCCCTCACGTCCCAtctgaccctcccctggcacatcttcctgccgttcctggggttctgtcactggtcactaaagagaagagctcagccctgcccctcccgttctcctgctgaggaagctgcagccccatgagctctgccctcagtctcctcttctccagcctgaacaaacccagggacttcagctgctcctgatacagcttcccctccaaacccttcaccaacttcgtagcctcttctggacattctccagcagctttacctccttttctcctgtgtccccagccctgcacacagtggatgctccaggtgaggccgccccagcgcagagcagagcgggacaatcccctccctgcccggacCAACACATTGGAGGGACCCAGAAGTCCCGGACCCACATCTGGGGGGACTCAGGA
Above is a genomic segment from Caloenas nicobarica isolate bCalNic1 chromosome 34, bCalNic1.hap1, whole genome shotgun sequence containing:
- the LOC136000728 gene encoding olfactory receptor 6E1-like gives rise to the protein MFLSRHDKPKFNVGPENGTAVTEFILEGFSGLDQRLQLVLSLVFLLIYLTTVMGNATIIFLVYADHRLQTPMYFFIGNLAFLEIWFTSSTSIKLVVILGSGRRTISLSSCFAQSYFYFALGCTEFVLLVVMSFDRYVAICQPLHYAAIMKPQLCIHLVVATWVTGFTLFSYRLVILSQLTFCGSNEIHHFFCDNSPLFKLSCSDTSLLWKIDSVFISFVILGSLCLTLAFYLCILFCILHLPTASGRKKAFSTCSSHLTTLAIGYGSCITLYMCPSVGVSLENSRFVALLNTVLYPFLNPFIYSLRNKTVILALNEAVARTRAQLFP